The Bacillales bacterium DNA window CAACGTTTCCTCTTATTTTTCCCACGTCGGATCGACGTTTTTGCAGTTGTTTCATTGGAAAGATTTGTACTATTACAATTTTTACATAGAGAAAGTACCGTTGTTCCCCGAATTTTTCGATTCGTACCTCGAGTCGATGGTCACGTTGTTTTCCGCGATTCTGCTCGGCTTGGTCACCGGAATTATCGTCACGTTGGTCGTCATGCTGCTTCCGGTTCGGGTGCGTAAGCCGTTTCACTCCCTCCTGTTTGTCCTCGAGTCACTCCCGGACATTTTCATCGTCGTTTTTTTTCAATGGACGATTTTTTACATACATGAAAAGACAGGAGTCGAATTATTGGACACGTACAGTCTTTTCGACGACGCTTACGTTTTGCCGATAATATGCTTGTCGTTCTTGCCGGCATTTTATATCGGAAAATATTTGCTGAAAACGTTCGAGGAAGAAGAAGACCGTTTATATGTTGAGTTGGCCCGTGGAAAAGGAATGGGACGGTTGCGCATTTTGCTTGTTCATATATCCAGGAACGCGCTCGTGACGTTTTTCGCCCATTTCAAAACGATCTTTTGGCTCGGACTTTCCAATTTAATTGCGTTGGATGTCCTGTTCATGAATGATGACGGGTTTATGGTTTTCATGGTTGAAAATGCGCCGTTAAATCCGACAATCTTCACGGTTGGACTGTGGATGGTATTTGTTCCGTTCTACATCGTAATGATTGGTGGAGAAGCACTTATTTATTCCATTACTCGGTCAGGAGGGACGAGGTAAATGGGATACTTCCAGTCACTGATCCAAACACGGATGTTCGTTCTCGGCATGCTGTTTTTGCTCGTGCTCGTCGCGGTAAGCATAGGGTTCGGGCCTCTCGCCGATGCCGATTCGAGCGTGCGGTCGCTTGACGTTCAACAAAGCGATTCGATGGATAAGCCGCCGTTTCCTCCTTCGGCCGCGTATCCGCTCGGAAGCAACCGGTTCGGT harbors:
- a CDS encoding ABC transporter permease subunit; protein product: MATVLLRGGGKFLLTAAAIFFIGSLPYLIFNMKAQVTVWKLLMDGSLANASFLSDHLHFNVSSYFSHVGSTFLQLFHWKDLYYYNFYIEKVPLFPEFFDSYLESMVTLFSAILLGLVTGIIVTLVVMLLPVRVRKPFHSLLFVLESLPDIFIVVFFQWTIFYIHEKTGVELLDTYSLFDDAYVLPIICLSFLPAFYIGKYLLKTFEEEEDRLYVELARGKGMGRLRILLVHISRNALVTFFAHFKTIFWLGLSNLIALDVLFMNDDGFMVFMVENAPLNPTIFTVGLWMVFVPFYIVMIGGEALIYSITRSGGTR